One part of the Eucalyptus grandis isolate ANBG69807.140 chromosome 10, ASM1654582v1, whole genome shotgun sequence genome encodes these proteins:
- the LOC104421627 gene encoding transcription factor RAX2-like produces MGRAPCCDKANVKKGPWSPEEDSKLKEYIEKYGTGGNWIALPQKAGLKRCGKSCRLRWLNYLRPNIKHGEFSDEEDRIIFSLFATIGSRWSIIAAQLPGRTDNDIKNYWNTKLKKKLMGMIPPSQRKLMIPPFSSSTPNNYPITPSSQLSSLPSSLYRDCTASFYNPPSNNNRPSITNLEFSSSLPSSTTLLTDSSSLFQAQEGGFLCPIQYDSSVKDINNNNHNNMLVFGSSERSDCSYGREMGIKQEQLDFRGYIPNGFEGNNNVQRVESSYSNSGSCDNANHLSGCFGGNDNSVLDYDLEDVKRLISSNSSSSNSLLFTDESNKIGDQRALYYF; encoded by the exons atgggaAGGGCACCATGCTGTGACAAGGCAAACGTTAAGAAAGGGCCATGGTCTCCTGAAGAGGACTCCAAGCTCAAAGAGTATATTGAGAAGTATGGCACCGGTGGCAATTGGATCGCCCTCCCACAGAAAGCTg GTCTCAAGAGATGTGGGAAGAGCTGTAGGCTTAGATGGCTCAACTATCTGAGGCCAAACATCAAGCATGGTGAGTTCTCGGATGAGGAGGACCGGATCATCTTCAGCCTCTTCGCCACCATCGGAAGCAG ATGGTCAATAATAGCTGCTCAGCTACCAGGCAGGACGGACAATGATATCAAGAACTACTGGAACACCAAACTCAAGAAGAAGCTCATGGGCATGATTCCACCATCCCAGAGAAAGCTCATGATCCCTCCATTTTCGTCGTCAACACCTAACAATTACCCAATTACCCCATCGTCCCAATTATCATCACTACCCTCCTCACTGTACAGAGACTGCACCGCATCTTTTTATAATCCCCCAAGCAACAACAACAGGCCATCAATCACAAACCTTGAGTTCTCATCATCGCTCCCTTCTAGCACTACTCTCTTAACCGACTCCTCATCACTGTTTCAAGCCCAAGAGGGTGGTTTCCTGTGCCCCATCCAGTATGATTCTTCGGTTAAAGACATCAACAATAACAACCACAACAACATGCTCGTGTTTGGAAGTAGTGAGAGGAGTGATTGCAGCTATGGGAGAGAGATGGGGATCAAGCAAGAACAGTTGGACTTTCGAGGATATATACCTAATGGGTTTGAGGGGAACAACAATGTACAGAGGGTCGAGTCTAGTTACAGCAACAGTGGGAGCTGTGACAATGCCAACCATTTAAGTGGGTGCTTCGGGGGAAATGATAACAGCGTGTTGGACTATGATCTAGAGGATGTCAAGAGACTGATTAGCAgtaacagcagcagcagcaacagcttATTGTTCACCGATGAGAGCAACAAAATAGGAGATCAGAGGGCCTTGTACTATTTCTGA
- the LOC104421626 gene encoding pentatricopeptide repeat-containing protein At3g09040, mitochondrial translates to MRILSLPSTLDPSLPVQAARKFRLAFARGRQNLTFQSGFSDLGHASLQRQRHVASLANLLSISTQSKALAVGAQAHCRAVKLGFRDDVFVQNHLINMYSRCGTLGDGLKVFGEMPRRNLVSWTSLISGAVCSGELDVGFRVFLELMGSGLRPNEFSIGSVLKGCAIMEACELGLCVHGLVVKLGMEKDSFFGSSMLSLYSKLGCVEEAEQIFNYMENCDVGCWNAMIGGYLLCGRGVEAMRLASSMRTKGVIMDEFTFINALKGCVLLGNLYYGKLLHGLIMCSNMQFSIPVMNSLIDMYHKNCQEKYAFEVFDRMLKKDVISWNTIFGAFHEEQDVTKVAGLFRKFMLAGLKPNEVTFSVLFRQCGNACDLSMGLQLCCLAMHFGHFHRSNVTSSLINMFARCNALFMARSVFDSILSKGTGDFNELISGYNLYCYYPESLHVFRDLLRSEVETNVFTFASILETCVESGNGKMGRQIHGVIIKRALSGDNHMCCSLAKFYIRFGCPDVAFLCFDALEKLDLTCWSIIISTFNGSGFHREAIRSLNFLLEDDGKPDEFIFGSIFNSCADSSSFNRARSVHSLATKTGYDRHVYVASSIIDAYSKCGDIANARLAFNQSSGSDDVVVFNSMIMAYAHHGLVTEALELFHKMKVANLCPSQATFISVISACGHMGYVDQGCSLFESMKLDYGLEPSPGVFGCLVDMLSRNGYLEGAKGLIETMPFSPWPGIWRSFLSGCRIHGNRELGEWASQMLCQLVPENDAAHVLLFKVYSEAGSWENAEHLRQNMIWKGISKSPGYSWIQAH, encoded by the coding sequence ATGAGAATCTTGTCTCTGCCATCGACACTCGACCCTTCTCTGCCCGTCCAAGCCGCCCGTAAATTCCGTCTCGCATTCGCCCGCGGCCGCCAGAACCTCACCTTTCAGTCGGGTTTTTCCGATTTGGGTCATGCATCGCTACAGAGACAGCGACATGTTGCTTCGCTCGCAAATCTCCTCTCCATCTCCACCCAGTCAAAAGCACTGGCCGTTGGAGCTCAAGCCCATTGTAGGGCAGTCAAGCTTGGGTTCAGAGATGACGTCTTTGTTCAGAACCATCTCATCAACATGTACTCGAGGTGTGGGACCTTGGGCGACGGGCTCAAGGTGTTCGGTGAAATGCCTCGGAGAAATCTTGTTTCCTGGACTTCGCTTATCTCGGGCGCGGTGTGTAGTGGGGAGCTAGATGTTGGTTTCCGGGTTTTTCTGGAGTTGATGGGGAGTGGGTTAAGGCCAAACGAGTTTTCTATTGGCAGTGTTTTGAAAGGGTGCGCCATCATGGAGGCTTGCGAGTTGGGTCTGTGCGTTCATGGTCTTGTTGTGAAGCTTGGGATGGAAAAGGATTCTTTTTTCGGGAGTTCAATGTTGAGCTTATATTCCAAGTTGGGCTGTGTTGAAGAAGCTGAGCAGATTTTTAATTACATGGAGAATTGTGACGTTGGCTGTTGGAATGCTATGATAGGAGGGTATTTACTGTGCGGACGTGGAGTTGAAGCCATGAGGCTTGCGTCTTCAATGAGGACTAAGGGAGTGATTATGGATGAGTTTACGTTTATCAATGCCCTTAAAGGCTGCGTTCTGTTGGGTAATTTGTATTACGGAAAACTGCTTCATGGGCTGATCATGTGTAGCAACATGCAATTTAGCATTCCAGTGATGAATTCACTCATTGATATGTATCATAAAAATTGTCAGGAGAAATATGCTTTTGAAGTATTTGATAGGATGCTGAAGAAAGATGTTATATCCTGGAATACCATATTTGGGGCCTTTCATGAAGAACAGGATGTGACAAAAGTTGCAGGCTTATTTCGTAAATTCATGCTTGCAGGATTGAAGCCTAATGAAGTTACTTTTTCCGTCTTGTTCAGACAATGTGGAAACGCTTGTGATTTAAGCATGGGGCTTCAGCTTTGCTGTCTTGCCATGCATTTTGGACACTTCCACCGCAGTAATGTCACAAGTTCACTTATCAACATGTTTGCCAGATGCAACGCTTTATTTATGGCACGTTCAGTTTTCGATAGCATACTGTCGAAGGGGACAGGTGATTTCAATGAATTGATTTCTGGGTACAATTTGTATTGTTATTACCCAGAATCTCTACATGTTTTCCGCGATTTATTAAGGTCAGAAGTGGAAACTAATGTATTTACATTTGCCAGCATTTTAGAAACCTGTGTAGAATCTGGAAATGGAAAGATGGGCAGACAAATTCACGGAGTGATAATTAAGAGGGCTCTTTCGGGAGATAATCATATGTGCTGCTCGTTAGCTAAATTCTATATTAGGTTCGGGTGTCCTGATGTTGCTTTTCTATGTTTTGATGCGCTTGAGAAATTAGATTTGACCTGCTGGAGTATTATCATATCAACCTTCAATGGCAGCGGCTTCCATAGGGAAGCCATTAGATCTCTGAACTTTCTTTTAGAAGATGATGGCAAACCTGATGAGTTCATCTTCGGCAGTATATTTAACAGTTGTGCCGATAGTTCTTCTTTTAATCGAGCTAGATCTGTCCATTCACTTGCTACCAAGACTGGCTATGATAGACATGTATATGTTGCTAGTTCAATTATCGATGCTTATTCAAAGTGCGGGGACATTGCTAATGCAAGATTAGCTTTCAATCAGTCATCTGGATCAGATGACGTGGTTGTATTCAATTCCATGATCATGGCTTATGCTCATCATGGTCTCGTAACGGAAGCTTTGGAACTCTTTCACAAAATGAAGGTGGCAAATCTGTGTCCTAGTCAGGCTACTTTTATCTCTGTCATTTCTGCTTGTGGTCATATGGGGTATGTTGATCAAGGTTGTTCATtgtttgagtcaatgaaattgGATTATGGGTTGGAACCATCTCCAGGAGTTTTCGGCTGCTTAGTAGATATGCTGTCACGAAATGGATACCTTGAAGGTGCTAAGGGTTTGATTGAAACAATGCCTTTTTCACCTTGGCCTGGCATTTGGAGATCTTTCCTTAGTGGTTGCAGGATACATGGAAATAGAGAGTTAGGAGAATGGGCTTCTCAAATGTTATGTCAATTGGTCCCAGAAAATGATGCAGCTCACGTACTGTTGTTTAAGGTTTATTCAGAAGCAGGTAGTTGGGAAAATGCTGAGCATCTGAGACAAAATATGATTTGGAAAGGAATTTCAAAGTCCCCTGGATATAGCTGGATACAAGCGCATTGA
- the LOC104421625 gene encoding probable RNA helicase SDE3 gives MAGFVELLQCVLCCEEEDIYEYRQAQRDLGDGGGLLDRIRDAFGFLPTHHHRRRGRESESETSEPLLWNTRRPSSPKFTRPSSSSSPGHVVVHDPMTRDPVRPKTEPNVTRTSVGSTQSSHVTSPFKAAPSASPKPSPSVSKPSTATSSDPIVSPAKLAAISAYLDQYASRSSQSSNEPSLSRLVHPSLSKTSSPTPSPFKAVPSASPKPSPSVSKPTTTTSRDPFVSETKPPISAHLNPNVAKPHRPSNEPSSSQSPSSKTTSASPEAQEHSAKQYKPVLRAVSSASPNQPKETVYVQKDTSPIYNIPEDIKDLIERDIVPGVLKKPLSPSTYRDYFAALLYAEDFYIEKWTDFILKDVNLELHQLTVHKNVWDNDFSREKDNVTFVKFKMESIPERRPFLLSRDFVYAEPLGKRGTQKFKGLVYRVEKWSVVLVEFGDDFHSQHHSSSRYSISFSFNRVCLKRAHQAVEAATDPSFRSFLFPECEFRHDFSALPSLDFSNDVLYSDQRSAIRQILALKGSAPFLMEGPLCTRGLGLSRAGVVVREAVSQAYRRSKYPRILLAAPTNKTCDVLMRSLKKDIPDSEIFRANAAFREYDGVPDDILPSCVYKKRRECFACPPLHELRRFKVICSTFVSSFRLHNEGINAGHFSHIFLVDASSTSEPEAMIVLANLANEDTTVIVTGQQGNRSGWVRSPIARGNGLRISYFERLKELTPYNKLAPPFVARLDPEPESYETNSFLSY, from the exons ATGGCTGGGTTTGTTGAGTTACTGCAATGCGTCCTCTGCTGCGAAGAGGAAGACATTTACGAGTATCGCCAGGCTCAGAGAGATCTTGGGGACGGCGGTGGTCTTCTCGATCGAATTCGCGACGCCTTTGGTTTCCTGCCCACgcatcatcatcgtcgtcgaGGACGCGAATCGGAATCAGAGACGTCGGAGCCCCTGCTCTGGAATACCCGCAGGCCATCGTCTCCCAAATTCACGCGtccttcttcatcatcctcccCTGGCCATGTTGTTGTGCACGATCCAATGACCAGGGACCCAGTCAGGCCTAAAACTGAGCCAAACGTGACCAGGACTTCAGTTGGCTCAACTCAGTCTTCTCATGTCACGTCTCCTTTCAAAGCAGCCCCTTCGGCTTCTCCTAAACCATCCCCTTCTGTATCGAAGCCGTCAACCGCCACTTCCAGTGATCCGATTGTTTCCCCAGCCAAACTGGCGGCCATTTCGGCTTACTTGGATCAGTATGCATCGAGGTCGTCTCAATCTTCGAATGAGCCGTCTTTATCTCGCTTGGTACATCCTTCTCTGTCGAAAACATCCTCACCAACTCCTTCTCCTTTCAAAGCAGTCCCTTCGGCTTCTCCTAAACCATCCCCTTCTGTATCAAAGCCGACAACCACCACTTCGAGGGATCCATTTGTTTCTGAGACCAAGCCGCCAATTTCTGCTCACTTGAATCCGAATGTAGCCAAACCGCATCGGCCTTCCAATGAGCCATCTTCATCACAGTCTCCTTCATCGAAAACAACCTCAGCTTCCCCAGAGGCGCAAGAACATTCTGCTAAACAATATAAGCCAGTCTTACGTGCAGTTTCCTCAGCTTCGCCGAATCAGCCAAAAGAGACCGTTTATGTTCAGAAAGATACTTCCCCAATTTACAACATCCCCGAGGATATTAAAGATTTGATAGAGCGGGACATTGTGCCTGGGGTTCTCAAGAAACCACTATCTCCATCAACCTATAGGGATTATTTTGCTGCTCTTCTATATGCGGAGGACTTTTACATCGAG AAATGGACTGATTTCATTCTGAAGGATGTCAATTTGGAGCTGCATCAATTGACTGTACACAAGAATGTATGGGACAATGATTTCTCCAGGGAGAAAGATAATGTAACATTTGTCAAATTCAAGATGGAATCTATACCTGAGCGTCGACCCTTCCTACTATCAAGGGATTTTGTTTATGCAGAGCCCCTGGGTAAGAGGGGTACACAAAAGTTTAAG GGTCTTGTATATCGAGTGGAGAAGTGGTCTGTCGTCTTAGTAGAATTTGGGGATGATTTTCACTCCCAGCATCATTCAAGCAGCAGATACAGCATCAGCTTTTCTTTCAATAGAGTTTGCTTGAAGAGAGCTCATCAAGCAGTTGAAGCTGCCACTGATCCTTCATTCCGCAGCTTCCTTTTCCCTGAATGTGAATTCAGACATGATTTCTCTGCCTTACCATCTCTAGATTTTTCAAATGACGTGCTTTACTCGGATCAAAGGTCCGCAATCCGTCAGATTCTAGCTCTCAAAGGTTCAGCACCATTTCTCATGGAGGGTCCTCTTTGTACACGGGGTCTAGGCCTGTCAAGGGCTGGAGTAGTGGTTAGGGAAGCTGTGTCGCAAGCATACCGACGCTCTAAATATCCTAGGATTCTTCTGGCTGCACCTACAAACAAAACGTGCGATGTTCTGatgagaagcttgaagaaggATATTCCGGATTCGGAAATATTTCGAGCAAATGCTGCTTTCCGTGAGTATGATGGCGTGCCTGATGACATTCTCCCTtcgtgtgtttataaaaagagaagagagtGCTTTGCTTGTCCTCCCCTCCATGAACTCCGGAGATTCAAGGTAATATGTTCGACTTTTGTGAGTAGCTTCAGGCTACACAATGAAGGCATCAATGCGGGACACTTTAGTCATATTTTCCTTGTCGATGCATCATCCACTTCCGAGCCAGAGGCAATGATTGTGCTAGCTAATTTGGCCAACGAGGATACAACTGTTATAGTCACGGGTCAGCAGGGAAATCGCTCAGGGTGGGTGCGATCCCCAATTGCTCGAGGGAATGGTCTCCGGATATCATACTTTGAGAGGCTCAAAGAACTTACACCATACAATAAGCTCGCCCCTCCATTCGTCGCCCGATTGGACCCTGAGCCGGAATCATATGAAACCAACAGCTTCCTATCCTATTGA